The sequence TGGCTGAAGACGTAGTGACGCTGAAGGGGATGCGCTTCCACACGCACATCGGGGTCCTGCCGCACGAGGCGGAGGTAGCCCAGTCGATCGAGGTGGACGTATCGGTCTGGGTGCAGCGGCCCGCGGGGGGCGACGGCGCGGCGACGGTTGCGGACTACCGCGACCTGTACGACCGCGCGGCGGGCGTGCTCGCGCACGG comes from Gemmatimonadaceae bacterium and encodes:
- a CDS encoding dihydroneopterin aldolase — encoded protein: MAEDVVTLKGMRFHTHIGVLPHEAEVAQSIEVDVSVWVQRPAGGDGAATVADYRDLYDRAAGVLAHGHMKYLEDVAERIAEQSLEVRLVTRVSVSVRKPHVALPGPLAYAEVTVERKKK